A genome region from Pseudomonas sp. S06B 330 includes the following:
- a CDS encoding MarR family winged helix-turn-helix transcriptional regulator, producing MTLEALHLNISTGMVVASRLWRRICQTTLAGYGISEACAMPLLTIVRLGDGVHQVAVAQAAGLESPSLVRLLDQLCSSGLVCRTEDPVDRRAKALSLTPRGREVAEAIEGELVRLRQEILQGIDEADLLATLRVLRAFETAAQRTPGVPS from the coding sequence ATGACTCTCGAAGCGCTGCACCTGAACATCAGCACCGGCATGGTGGTGGCCAGTCGGCTATGGCGCCGGATCTGTCAGACGACGCTGGCCGGCTATGGTATTTCCGAGGCCTGCGCCATGCCGCTGCTGACTATCGTGCGCTTGGGCGACGGTGTGCACCAAGTGGCGGTTGCCCAGGCTGCAGGGCTTGAAAGCCCATCGCTGGTGCGCCTGCTCGACCAGTTGTGCAGTTCAGGGCTCGTTTGCCGGACGGAAGACCCGGTGGACCGCCGTGCCAAGGCCTTGAGCCTGACCCCTCGTGGTCGGGAGGTGGCTGAAGCCATCGAGGGCGAGCTGGTACGCCTGCGCCAAGAGATCCTGCAAGGTATTGACGAAGCTGATCTGCTGGCGACCCTGCGCGTATTGCGCGCCTTCGAGACTGCCGCACAGCGCACGCCGGGCGTGCCTTCATGA
- a CDS encoding FUSC family protein — translation MKGFFSTLPPARDWFYGVRTFAASMIALYIALLMQLPRPYWAMATVYIVSSPFVGPTSSKALYRAMGTLLGAAGAVFLVPLLVQTPLLLTVAIALWTGTLLFLSLHLRTANSYALMLAGYTLPMIALPVVDDPLRVFDIASSRAQEICLGIVCAAVVGAIFWPRRLTPVLVGATGNWFNEAIRYSDTFLARQTSADTVGALRASMVTTFNSLELMIGQLSHEGARPQTVKNARELRGRMIHLLPVVDALDDALLALEARAPAEAEQLQPLLEQARDWLKSTASDAAPGRWSTLKAQLEHLQPSVVALDERASLLLSNALYRLAEWVDLWQDCCSLQHAIRNDDQSPWRAVYRHWRLGRLTPFFDRGLMLYSVFSTVTAIIAATTLWILSGWNDGGSAVILAAVACSFFAAMDDPAPQIYRFFFWTAVSVVFASLYLFLVLPNLHDFPMLVLAFAVPFICVGTLTVQPQFYLGTLLTIVNTASFISIQGAYDANFLTFINSNLAGPVGLLFAFIWTLVMRPFGVELAAKRLTRFSWRDIVGMTRPATLAEHRRLGVQMLDRLMQLLPRLIQTGQDTGTALRDLRAGLNLLDLLAYMPRVGAQTRASLERVVEEVGEHFQACLDARQRLHAPPALLQNMERARRALNLEDLADNAETRLQLLHALSGLRLALLPGVEVVLEPSDEPPQLPYGIDGAPL, via the coding sequence ATGAAGGGCTTCTTCAGCACTTTGCCGCCTGCCCGTGACTGGTTCTACGGCGTGCGCACCTTCGCCGCGTCGATGATCGCGTTGTACATCGCCTTGCTCATGCAGTTGCCTAGGCCTTACTGGGCCATGGCCACTGTTTATATCGTCTCCAGCCCATTCGTTGGGCCGACCAGCTCCAAAGCGCTGTACCGTGCTATGGGTACGCTGCTGGGCGCCGCTGGAGCGGTGTTCCTGGTGCCATTGCTGGTGCAGACACCCTTGCTGCTGACAGTGGCCATTGCCTTGTGGACCGGCACCTTGTTGTTCCTGTCGCTGCACCTGCGTACCGCCAACAGCTATGCCTTGATGCTGGCTGGTTATACCTTGCCAATGATTGCCCTGCCGGTGGTCGACGACCCGCTACGGGTGTTCGACATCGCTTCCTCGCGGGCCCAGGAAATCTGCCTGGGTATTGTCTGTGCCGCAGTGGTCGGTGCGATCTTCTGGCCGCGTCGGCTGACCCCGGTGCTGGTCGGTGCTACCGGTAACTGGTTCAACGAGGCAATCCGCTACAGTGATACGTTCCTGGCTCGCCAGACGTCGGCCGATACCGTTGGCGCCTTGCGCGCTTCAATGGTGACTACCTTCAACTCGCTGGAGCTGATGATTGGCCAGTTGTCCCACGAAGGCGCGCGGCCGCAGACGGTCAAAAATGCCCGCGAATTGCGCGGGCGGATGATTCATCTGTTGCCGGTGGTCGACGCCCTCGACGATGCGCTGTTGGCCCTGGAGGCCCGCGCTCCGGCAGAGGCAGAACAGCTGCAACCGCTGTTGGAGCAGGCGCGTGACTGGCTAAAAAGCACCGCCAGCGACGCTGCACCGGGCCGTTGGTCGACCTTGAAGGCGCAGCTCGAACACCTGCAGCCGAGCGTCGTGGCACTCGATGAACGCGCTTCGCTGTTGCTATCCAATGCCCTCTACCGTCTGGCCGAATGGGTCGATCTGTGGCAAGACTGTTGCAGCCTGCAACATGCCATTCGCAACGATGACCAGTCGCCATGGCGTGCGGTGTATCGGCACTGGCGCCTGGGGCGGCTGACGCCGTTCTTCGACCGTGGTCTGATGCTCTACTCCGTGTTTTCCACCGTCACGGCGATCATCGCCGCCACCACGTTGTGGATCCTCTCGGGCTGGAACGATGGCGGCAGTGCGGTGATTCTTGCCGCTGTGGCTTGCAGCTTCTTCGCCGCCATGGACGACCCGGCCCCGCAGATATACCGGTTCTTCTTCTGGACCGCAGTATCGGTGGTGTTTGCCAGCTTGTACCTGTTCCTGGTGCTACCGAACCTTCATGACTTCCCGATGCTGGTGTTGGCTTTTGCCGTGCCGTTCATCTGTGTGGGCACGCTCACGGTACAGCCTCAGTTTTACCTCGGCACCCTGCTGACCATCGTCAACACCGCTTCGTTCATCAGCATCCAGGGCGCCTACGACGCCAACTTCCTGACCTTCATCAACTCCAACCTGGCAGGTCCTGTAGGGTTGTTGTTTGCCTTCATCTGGACCCTGGTGATGCGCCCATTCGGTGTCGAACTGGCGGCCAAGCGTCTGACCCGCTTCAGCTGGCGCGACATCGTCGGCATGACCCGCCCGGCAACGTTGGCCGAACACCGGCGCCTTGGCGTGCAAATGCTCGACCGCCTGATGCAACTTCTGCCGCGCTTGATCCAGACCGGCCAGGATACCGGCACCGCCCTGCGCGATCTGCGTGCGGGCCTGAACCTGCTTGATCTGCTCGCTTATATGCCACGGGTTGGCGCGCAGACACGGGCATCACTGGAGCGGGTGGTTGAAGAAGTCGGCGAGCACTTTCAGGCCTGTCTGGACGCCCGTCAGCGTCTGCATGCGCCGCCGGCTTTGCTGCAGAACATGGAGCGCGCCCGCCGTGCCCTGAATCTTGAAGACCTGGCCGACAACGCCGAAACCCGGCTGCAATTGCTGCACGCGTTGAGCGGCCTGCGCCTGGCCCTGCTGCCTGGGGTTGAGGTGGTGCTGGAGCCGTCTGATGAGCCGCCACAACTGCCCTATGGCATCGATGGAGCCCCACTGTGA
- a CDS encoding DUF1656 domain-containing protein, with product MIGELDISGVFLPTLLVMMVLTYLLFLGVHAVLTRVHFYRLVWHRALFNVALYAVLLGTVDHFCRNLMLP from the coding sequence GTGATCGGTGAATTGGATATCAGCGGGGTGTTCCTGCCCACGCTGCTGGTGATGATGGTCCTCACCTACCTGCTGTTTCTCGGGGTGCATGCCGTGCTCACCCGTGTGCATTTCTATCGCCTGGTCTGGCACCGGGCGTTGTTCAACGTTGCTCTCTACGCCGTGCTGCTCGGCACGGTCGACCACTTTTGCCGAAACCTGATGCTGCCATGA
- a CDS encoding efflux RND transporter periplasmic adaptor subunit — MKKPLLTLGRVVLTLLVVTLATVLVWQMVMYYMFAPWTRDGHIRADVIQIAPDVSGLIQKVEVRDNQVVKRGDVLFTIDQDRFKLALRHAQATLAERKETLAQTSREARRNRGLGNLVAQEQLEESQSREARAQSALAEAQVAVDAAQLNLDRSVVRSPVDGYLNDRAPRPHEFVSAGKAVLSVVDSSSYHVDGYFEETKLSGIHIGQAVDIRVMGDNARLRGHVQSFAAGIEDRDRSSGANLLPNVNPAFSWVRLAQRIPVRIAFDEVPADFRMIAGRTATVSIIDGKDQ, encoded by the coding sequence ATGAAAAAACCCTTGTTGACGCTGGGCCGCGTGGTCCTGACCCTGCTGGTAGTGACGCTGGCGACCGTACTGGTCTGGCAGATGGTCATGTACTACATGTTCGCTCCCTGGACTCGCGACGGGCACATCCGCGCCGACGTGATCCAGATTGCCCCTGACGTGTCCGGCCTGATCCAGAAGGTTGAAGTGCGTGACAACCAGGTGGTCAAGCGCGGCGACGTGCTGTTCACCATCGACCAAGACCGCTTCAAGCTAGCCCTGCGCCATGCTCAGGCGACCTTGGCCGAACGCAAGGAAACCCTGGCCCAGACCAGCCGAGAAGCCCGCCGTAACCGTGGTCTGGGCAATCTGGTGGCGCAGGAGCAACTGGAAGAGAGCCAGTCCCGCGAGGCCCGAGCGCAGTCGGCGCTGGCCGAGGCACAGGTCGCGGTGGACGCTGCGCAGTTGAATCTGGACCGTTCAGTGGTGCGCAGCCCGGTCGATGGCTACCTGAACGACCGCGCGCCGCGCCCCCATGAATTTGTCAGTGCTGGCAAAGCCGTGCTCTCGGTGGTCGACAGCAGCTCCTACCACGTTGATGGTTACTTCGAAGAAACCAAGCTGTCTGGCATTCATATCGGTCAGGCGGTGGATATCCGCGTAATGGGCGACAACGCCCGTTTGCGTGGGCATGTACAGAGCTTCGCTGCCGGTATTGAAGACCGTGACCGCAGCAGCGGTGCCAACCTGCTGCCTAACGTCAATCCGGCGTTCAGTTGGGTGCGCCTGGCTCAGCGGATTCCGGTGCGGATCGCGTTCGATGAAGTGCCAGCGGACTTTCGCATGATTGCCGGACGTACCGCGACCGTGTCGATTATCGACGGTAAAGATCAATGA
- a CDS encoding efflux transporter outer membrane subunit — MKRLSLLGLSLLLSACQMVGPDYQLPKDGAIQRADLQGQLRQDANSVVSAPVPQNWWHLYHDQRLNTLVSQALAANTELRVAAANIARARAQVEQAEAQGGLNGGVKLGAQRLQESGEAFLLPEKVPVANIGEAIISASYQFDLWGTLKRGVEAAQANADATQAAADTARITVVADVVRAYTQVCAANEEYHIARESLDLQEQSVTLTQRLRDAGRGDETQVTRSQTQFKSLRAELPRYQAAREAGLYTLSMLLAKPVAQLPAGTADCAELPHIAQVLPVGDGAALLKRRPDVRQAERSLAAATATIGVATGQLYPDISIGAQVGTIGILENLGEPATNRWGFGPLLTWTVPTNGSRARIRQAEATTQAALAHFDGVVLNAIRETQTSLAQYSALLERRDALAEAEKSAQLAADQTHRFYQAGRESFLADLQATRTYTDMRAQLAMANTQVAMGQIGLFLALGGGW, encoded by the coding sequence ATGAAACGCCTGTCTCTGCTTGGCCTGAGCCTGTTGCTGTCGGCCTGCCAGATGGTCGGCCCGGATTACCAATTGCCCAAGGACGGCGCGATCCAGCGTGCCGACCTACAGGGTCAGCTGCGTCAGGATGCCAATAGCGTAGTGTCGGCGCCGGTGCCGCAGAACTGGTGGCACCTGTATCACGACCAGCGCCTCAACACCCTGGTCAGCCAGGCCCTTGCGGCCAACACCGAACTGCGTGTCGCTGCTGCCAATATCGCCCGTGCCCGTGCCCAGGTTGAGCAGGCTGAAGCCCAGGGTGGGCTCAATGGCGGCGTGAAACTCGGGGCCCAGCGCTTGCAGGAGTCCGGCGAAGCGTTCCTGCTGCCGGAGAAGGTGCCGGTGGCGAACATTGGTGAAGCGATCATCAGCGCGTCCTACCAGTTCGACTTGTGGGGCACCCTCAAGCGTGGTGTCGAAGCTGCTCAGGCCAATGCCGATGCTACCCAAGCCGCTGCCGATACCGCACGAATCACCGTGGTCGCCGATGTTGTGCGCGCCTACACTCAGGTGTGTGCTGCTAACGAGGAGTACCACATCGCCCGTGAGTCCCTGGACCTGCAAGAGCAGAGCGTGACCTTGACCCAGCGCCTACGCGACGCTGGGCGTGGTGACGAAACTCAGGTCACCCGTTCGCAGACCCAATTCAAGTCACTGCGCGCCGAGCTGCCGCGCTACCAGGCTGCACGTGAGGCGGGCTTGTATACCCTGTCGATGTTACTGGCCAAACCCGTGGCACAGCTGCCAGCCGGTACCGCCGACTGCGCTGAACTACCGCACATCGCGCAAGTGCTACCGGTGGGGGATGGCGCCGCGCTGCTCAAGCGGCGTCCGGACGTACGTCAGGCTGAGCGAAGTCTGGCGGCGGCAACGGCGACCATCGGTGTGGCCACCGGTCAACTGTATCCAGACATCAGCATCGGTGCCCAGGTCGGCACCATTGGTATCCTGGAAAACCTCGGCGAGCCAGCGACCAACCGTTGGGGCTTTGGCCCGCTGCTGACCTGGACGGTGCCGACCAACGGCTCGCGTGCACGTATTCGCCAGGCCGAAGCTACAACTCAGGCGGCGCTGGCGCATTTTGATGGGGTGGTGCTCAATGCCATCCGCGAAACCCAGACCAGCCTGGCGCAGTACAGTGCATTGCTTGAGCGCCGTGATGCCTTGGCGGAGGCGGAGAAGTCGGCGCAGTTGGCCGCTGACCAGACCCATCGCTTCTATCAGGCTGGGCGTGAGTCATTCCTGGCGGATCTGCAGGCGACGCGGACCTATACCGACATGCGCGCGCAACTGGCGATGGCCAACACGCAGGTGGCGATGGGGCAGATCGGCTTGTTCCTGGCGTTGGGTGGCGGCTGGTAA
- a CDS encoding slipin family protein, which yields MFFELGFGALVALTAVLLLSAFRILREYERGVVFQLGRFWRVKGPGLVLLIPGVQQMVRVDLRTIVLDVPPQDVITRDNVSVKVNAVLYFRVLDPQKAIIQVEDFLMATSQLAQTTLRAVLGKHELDELLAERERLNLDIREVLDAQTDAWGIKVANVEIKHVDLNESMIRAIARQAEAERERRAKVIHAEGELQASEKLMQAAEMLGRQPGAMQLRYMQTLGSIAGDKSSTIVFPLPIEMLKGFVDK from the coding sequence ATGTTCTTCGAACTGGGTTTTGGTGCGCTGGTGGCGCTGACCGCAGTGCTGTTGCTGTCAGCGTTTCGCATCCTGCGCGAGTACGAGCGGGGCGTGGTGTTCCAACTTGGGCGTTTCTGGCGGGTCAAGGGGCCCGGTCTGGTGTTGTTGATTCCAGGTGTCCAGCAAATGGTTCGGGTCGACCTGCGCACCATCGTGCTCGATGTACCACCACAGGATGTGATCACCCGCGACAACGTTTCGGTCAAGGTCAATGCGGTGCTGTACTTTCGTGTGCTTGATCCACAGAAGGCGATCATTCAGGTCGAAGACTTTCTCATGGCCACCAGCCAGTTGGCGCAGACAACCCTACGCGCGGTGCTCGGCAAGCATGAGCTGGACGAATTACTGGCTGAACGCGAACGCCTGAATCTGGATATCCGCGAAGTGCTTGATGCACAAACGGACGCCTGGGGCATCAAGGTGGCCAATGTCGAGATCAAGCATGTCGACCTCAACGAGTCGATGATCCGCGCCATTGCCCGCCAGGCGGAGGCCGAACGCGAACGGCGAGCCAAGGTGATTCACGCCGAAGGTGAATTGCAGGCCTCGGAGAAACTGATGCAGGCGGCAGAGATGCTCGGGCGCCAGCCGGGGGCCATGCAACTGCGGTACATGCAGACCCTGGGCAGTATTGCCGGGGACAAGTCGTCGACCATTGTCTTTCCGTTGCCGATCGAGATGCTCAAGGGGTTTGTGGACAAGTGA
- a CDS encoding NfeD family protein yields the protein MIARWFRHLLVMLWLGAISSGQAAPGQPVLVLSINDAIGPASADYLIRGLEHAKAEHAQLVVIRLDTPGGLDSSMREIIKAILASPVPVASYVAPSGARAASAGTYILYASHVAAMAPGTNLGAATPVQIGGLPGPPKDPAAPPAAPTGDKQSPQIEQDTMTRKQVNDAAAYIRGLAQLRGRNADWAEQAVREAVSLPASDALRLKVIDQVANDLPDLLRQLDGKTVDVAGQPLQLNTAGAAVIERQPDWRTRLLAVITNPSVALILIMIGVYGLMFEFMSPGSGVGGVIGGICLLLALYALQLLPVSYAGIGLILLGVAFMIAEAFMPSFGVVGFGGIVAFVVGAVILMDTDVPGFGIPLALILFLALVSALLLGGVLGMAIKARRRALVSGDAGLVGSLATVMAVNDSDPYIGSVQAQGEQWQAQCQTPLQVGQRVRVISRKGVLLDVSAAADAVVQGD from the coding sequence GTGATCGCTCGTTGGTTTCGGCACCTGCTGGTAATGCTCTGGCTCGGCGCAATTTCGAGCGGCCAGGCTGCGCCCGGCCAGCCAGTGCTGGTACTGAGTATCAACGACGCCATTGGTCCGGCCAGTGCCGATTATCTGATTCGTGGTTTGGAGCACGCCAAAGCCGAGCATGCACAGTTGGTGGTGATCCGCCTCGACACTCCTGGCGGACTGGACAGCTCGATGCGCGAGATTATCAAAGCAATTCTCGCCAGCCCCGTGCCAGTGGCCAGTTACGTCGCCCCCAGTGGCGCCCGGGCGGCCAGTGCCGGCACCTACATCCTCTACGCCAGCCATGTCGCAGCCATGGCCCCCGGCACCAATCTCGGCGCTGCCACGCCGGTGCAGATTGGCGGTTTACCCGGCCCTCCCAAGGACCCAGCGGCGCCACCGGCAGCGCCGACTGGCGACAAGCAATCACCGCAGATCGAACAAGACACCATGACCCGCAAGCAGGTCAACGATGCGGCGGCCTACATTCGCGGCTTGGCTCAGTTGCGCGGGCGCAACGCCGACTGGGCCGAGCAGGCGGTGCGCGAAGCCGTCAGCCTGCCCGCCAGCGATGCCCTGCGCCTGAAGGTGATCGACCAGGTTGCCAATGACCTGCCTGACCTGTTGCGACAGCTCGACGGCAAAACCGTCGACGTCGCTGGACAACCGCTGCAACTGAACACGGCTGGCGCGGCGGTGATCGAGCGCCAACCCGACTGGCGCACCCGTTTGCTGGCAGTCATCACCAACCCCAGTGTCGCTCTGATCCTGATCATGATCGGTGTCTACGGTCTGATGTTCGAGTTCATGAGCCCAGGTTCCGGGGTGGGTGGGGTGATCGGCGGTATCTGCCTGTTGTTGGCCCTGTATGCCCTGCAGTTGTTGCCAGTGAGCTATGCCGGTATCGGGCTGATCTTGCTTGGCGTGGCATTCATGATCGCTGAGGCGTTTATGCCCAGCTTTGGCGTGGTTGGCTTCGGCGGCATCGTCGCCTTTGTGGTCGGCGCGGTGATTCTAATGGACACCGACGTGCCCGGTTTTGGCATCCCGCTGGCGCTGATCCTGTTCCTGGCGCTGGTCTCGGCATTGTTACTAGGCGGTGTGCTGGGCATGGCCATAAAAGCACGCAGGCGCGCGCTGGTCAGCGGTGACGCCGGGCTGGTCGGTAGCCTGGCGACGGTAATGGCAGTCAATGACAGCGACCCCTATATCGGTTCGGTGCAGGCGCAGGGTGAACAGTGGCAGGCGCAGTGCCAGACGCCGCTGCAGGTAGGTCAACGCGTCCGGGTGATCTCACGCAAGGGCGTACTTCTGGACGTCAGTGCCGCGGCAGACGCTGTGGTGCAAGGAGATTGA
- a CDS encoding aminoacyl-tRNA deacylase, translated as MRMAKTLQQCLDKAGCDYDIVPHAHSSTSLESARMAGVPAERVAKSVMLDDRHGNYLMAVLPANRHLDMSKVQATGQWHMTSESNLPHLFGDCERGAIPAMGDAYSIKMLVDPTLTRQGDIYVEAGDHDHLIHMNMTQYLKLVPNAEVREVC; from the coding sequence ATGCGTATGGCAAAAACCCTGCAGCAGTGCCTGGACAAGGCCGGCTGCGACTACGACATCGTTCCTCACGCGCACTCATCCACCAGCCTTGAGTCGGCGCGCATGGCCGGAGTACCCGCTGAGCGGGTAGCCAAGTCAGTCATGCTCGACGACCGCCACGGCAACTACCTGATGGCTGTATTGCCGGCCAACCGTCACTTGGACATGAGCAAGGTACAAGCTACCGGGCAATGGCATATGACCTCTGAAAGCAACCTGCCACACCTGTTTGGTGACTGCGAACGCGGTGCTATCCCGGCCATGGGCGATGCCTATTCGATCAAGATGCTGGTTGACCCGACCCTGACCCGTCAGGGCGATATCTATGTCGAAGCCGGCGATCACGATCACCTGATCCACATGAACATGACGCAGTACCTGAAACTGGTGCCTAACGCTGAAGTGCGTGAGGTTTGCTGA
- a CDS encoding DUF2789 domain-containing protein — protein sequence MEAPTHKFSDLFKQLGLPDDPVGIDQFLTSHSPLKGDIKLVDAPFWTPSQKAFLQESVTEDSDWAVPFDQLNEALRNPKK from the coding sequence ATGGAAGCACCTACCCATAAGTTTTCAGATTTGTTCAAACAGCTGGGTCTGCCCGACGATCCAGTCGGCATCGATCAATTCCTTACCAGTCATTCGCCACTAAAGGGCGATATAAAACTGGTCGACGCACCCTTTTGGACGCCGTCTCAAAAGGCTTTTCTCCAAGAGAGTGTCACTGAAGACTCCGACTGGGCGGTGCCGTTCGACCAGCTCAACGAAGCCTTGCGTAACCCGAAAAAATAA
- a CDS encoding CBS domain-containing protein, with amino-acid sequence MKTVAQLLKTKAQQHHQVHTIGPGQMVLDALRLMAEKNVGALPVVEGGQVVGIVSERDYARKMVLKGRSSVGTPVSAIMSAPVITVDPHQNIEYCMNMMTNSHLRHLPVVENGELLGLLSIGDLVKEAIAEQANMILQLEQYIRGD; translated from the coding sequence ATGAAAACCGTGGCACAGCTACTGAAAACCAAAGCCCAGCAGCACCATCAGGTACATACCATTGGCCCCGGCCAGATGGTCCTCGATGCCCTGCGGCTGATGGCCGAGAAGAACGTCGGTGCCTTGCCGGTGGTCGAAGGTGGCCAAGTAGTGGGAATCGTCAGTGAGCGTGACTATGCGCGCAAGATGGTGCTCAAGGGCCGTTCATCAGTGGGCACCCCGGTCAGCGCGATCATGAGCGCGCCGGTGATCACTGTGGATCCGCACCAGAACATCGAGTACTGCATGAACATGATGACCAACAGCCACCTGCGGCACCTGCCGGTAGTGGAGAACGGTGAGCTGTTGGGCCTGTTGTCGATCGGTGACCTGGTCAAAGAGGCCATCGCAGAACAGGCCAACATGATCCTGCAGCTGGAGCAGTACATTCGCGGCGATTGA
- a CDS encoding DUF805 domain-containing protein: MSMVFCRGCAKEIHQSAMACPQCGAPQGVAPAAAVATAAPEATGNWYFAVLKKYAVFAGRARRKEYWMFFLINCLIAFGIGVAEGLAGTNGLFSNVYSLALLIPGIAVGVRRMHDTDRSGWWLLLPIVNIVFLCQDSTPGANRFGPNPKGIA, translated from the coding sequence ATGAGTATGGTTTTTTGCCGTGGCTGCGCCAAGGAAATCCACCAAAGCGCCATGGCCTGCCCGCAGTGTGGGGCACCTCAAGGCGTTGCGCCGGCTGCCGCTGTTGCAACCGCTGCGCCTGAAGCCACAGGTAACTGGTATTTTGCCGTACTGAAGAAGTACGCTGTGTTCGCCGGTCGTGCGCGCCGCAAAGAATACTGGATGTTCTTCCTGATCAACTGCCTGATTGCCTTTGGCATTGGTGTAGCCGAAGGCCTGGCAGGTACTAATGGCCTGTTCTCGAACGTGTACTCCCTGGCATTGCTTATCCCTGGTATCGCCGTCGGCGTCCGCCGTATGCACGATACCGATCGCAGCGGCTGGTGGCTGCTGCTGCCCATCGTCAACATCGTGTTCCTGTGCCAGGACAGCACCCCAGGTGCTAACCGCTTCGGCCCGAACCCGAAGGGAATCGCTTGA
- a CDS encoding DUF5384 family protein codes for MKHIVLGTALALSAMTATAGQFDQLYQIEQQTKQTEANLEAERLRQAAAAQQRAESREAAARQQRAASQRAAAQAAAERQQAQATEQKRVRTREEGFEDELRALELEERRLQLQAKKAQVARANDYIDAELRDSAARTDVIQSNADSARNVTSGTKSLLEDAGKAEVNRSNSLFGK; via the coding sequence ATGAAGCATATTGTTCTGGGCACCGCCCTCGCACTGTCTGCCATGACCGCCACAGCAGGCCAGTTTGATCAGCTTTACCAGATCGAACAGCAGACCAAACAGACTGAAGCCAACCTGGAAGCCGAACGCCTACGCCAGGCCGCCGCCGCCCAGCAGCGCGCCGAATCTCGCGAAGCTGCTGCCCGTCAGCAGCGCGCTGCCTCGCAGCGTGCTGCCGCGCAAGCCGCCGCCGAACGGCAGCAGGCGCAAGCCACCGAGCAGAAACGCGTTCGCACCCGTGAAGAAGGCTTCGAAGACGAGCTGCGCGCACTGGAGCTGGAAGAGCGTCGCCTGCAACTGCAAGCGAAAAAAGCTCAGGTTGCACGGGCCAACGACTACATCGATGCCGAGCTGCGCGACAGCGCTGCGCGCACCGACGTGATCCAGTCCAACGCCGACTCCGCACGCAACGTGACCTCGGGCACCAAGTCCTTGCTCGAAGACGCGGGCAAGGCCGAGGTCAATCGCTCCAACAGCCTGTTCGGCAAGTAA